Proteins encoded within one genomic window of Solea senegalensis isolate Sse05_10M linkage group LG11, IFAPA_SoseM_1, whole genome shotgun sequence:
- the LOC122777805 gene encoding prickle-like protein 2 isoform X1, with the protein MLKEAAASLIQQEVHQYYNSLPEEKVPYINSPGEKYRIKQLLHQLPPHDNEVRYCNGLDEEEKRELKLFSNQRKKDNLGRGNVRPFPLTINGAICDKCGGQINGGDIVVFAPRAGHGKCWHPHCFVCSMCEELLVDLIYFHQDGKLFCGRHHAERLKPRCCACDEIIFADECTEAEGRHWHMKHFCCYECETTLGGQRYIMKDGRPHCCNCFESLYAEYCDACGEHIGIDQGQMTYDGQHWHATEECFCCAHCKRSLLGRPFLPKQGQIFCSRSCSAGQDPDESDSSDSAFQSARSRESRHSTKIGKKERRNAEQERRTADVRQPAPPPMPDRLSAEIDPLSVQMDLLSVSSSQTPSRTPNRTPSRTPSRAPSLNQVWMSRDEPYIPASYEGPQREPSPSPTPIHLLGQCNPRQGYNPNANAHPPAQNPANSGKRPDSWGKEQGNPKRTPMAALRGHSFNENWMHHSQDEFRPNKLRTQMSFNEMSSQNQGFSDKRSISLHGFQRNGRPPLTRRNPINAMSFNEPLTPLEQTPRGSMDSLTISNATGNSLDGVSKRQEHLSRFSMPDLSKDSGVNVSEKSNMGTLSSSVQFHSTESLSSSRPYNNNAYGPLRVGYPLQYWDGPQPLGFDGKGHVGVMDSSGNLRMAPMSDRMPRRRINAQESVSQQPQPQPRLRKHHRGNHSNGQHRSGRHHKRSRRSRSDNALHLVADRPAEVVELPYRRVQEDYDRFPAGHAARELFGLEPGGYRQQPHRPCPRTTSDLTLQNAGWQPVGLGGPRWSDRYMEAADPWCSSCSSSSESEADESYFLGEPIPRPVQLCFINNEELRHRYSPSGMGGHHGPLHGPIHGQLHTRQRRKSKNCIIS; encoded by the exons gtccATCAGTATTATAACTCCTTACCAGAAGAGAAGGTGCCGTATATAAACAGCCCCGGAGAGAAATATCGCATCAAACAGCTGCTTCACCAGTTGCCACCACATGACAATGAG gtgcGTTACTGTAACGGTCTGGACGAAGAGGAGAAACGAGAGCTGAAGCTCTTCAGCAACCAAAGGAAGAAAGACAATTTGGGACGAGGCAACGTTCGTCCTTTCCCACTCACCATCAATGGAGCAATCTGTGATAAG TGTGGTGGTCAGATAAATGGAGGTGACATTGTGGTCTTCGCTCCGAGGGCCGGTCACGGAAAGTGCTGGCACCCTCATTGCTTTGTCTGCAGCATGtgtgaggagctgctggtggaTCTCATCTACTTCCACCAGGATGGCAAGCTCTTCTGTGGCCGGCATCACGCCGAGAGGCTAAAACCCCGCTGCTGTGCCTGTGATGAG ATAATCTTTGCTGATGAATGCACCGAGGCAGAAGGCAGGCACTGGCACATGAAGCACTTCTGTTGCTATGAGTGTGAGACCACCCTCGGTGGCCAGCGCTACATCATGAAGGACGGACGACCGCACTGCTGCAACTGCTTTGAGTCCCTTTACGCAGAATACTGTGATGCTTGTGGGGAACACATAG GAATCGACCAGGGTCAGATGACATATGATGGGCAGCATTGGCACGCAACTGAGGAATGTTTTTGCTGTGCCCATTGCAAGCGCTCTCTACTGGGTCGCCCCTTTCTGCCAAAACAGGGGCAGATCTTTTGCTCACGGTCTTGCAGTGCTGGACAG GATCCAGACGAGTCTGACTCTTCAGACTCAGCCTTCCAAAGCGCCCGCTCCCGAGAATCCCGCCACAGCACCAAGATTGGGAAAAAGGAGCGTAGGAATGCAGAGCAGGAGCGACGGACTGCTGATGTCCGCCAACCGGCTCCTCCCCCCATGCCTGACCGCCTGTCTGCTGAAATCGATCCGCTGTCTGTTCAGATGGACCTTCTAAGCGTCTCATCTAGCCAGACTCCAAGCAGGACGCCTAATCGCACACCCAGTCGCACTCCGAGTCGTGCCCCGAGCCTTAACCAGGTATGGATGAGCCGGGATGAGCCCTATATCCCTGCATCTTATGAGGGCCCTCAGCGAGAACCCTCCCCTTCCCCTACGCCCATACATTTGCTGGGTCAGTGTAATCCAAGGCAGGGCTACAATCCCAATGCGAATGCTCATCCCCCAGCCCAGAATCCTGCCAACTCAGGCAAGAGACCTGATTCCTGGGGAAAGGAGCAAGGCAATCCCAAGAGGACACCTATGGCTGCTCTGAGGGGCCACTCCTTTAATGAAAACTGGATGCATCACAGCCAGGATGAGTTCAGGCCCAACAAACTACGCACCCAGATGAGCTTCAATGAGATGTCAAGCCAGAACCAAGGCTTCTCTGACAAAAGGAGCATCAGCCTTCACGGATTCCAGAGAAACGGCAGACCACCTCTCACCAGGAGGAACCCCATCAATGCCATGAGCTTCAATGAGCCCCTCACTCCTCTAGAGCAGACTCCTCGTGGCTCCATGGACTCCCTGACAATTTCCAATGCTACAG GTAACTCTCTGGATGGGGTCAGCAAGCGCCAGGAGCATTTGTCAAGGTTCTCTATGCCTGATCTAAGCAAGGACTCTGGAGTGAATGTGTCTGAAAAGAGTAATATGGGCACTCTCAGTTCCTCAGTCCAGTTCCACAGCACAGAGTCACTGTCCTCTTCCCGTCCCTACAACAACAACGCGTATGGTCCACTGAGAGTCGGCTACCCACTGCAGTACTGGGATGGCCCTCAGCCACTGGGCTTTGATGGCAAAGGTCATGTCGGTGTGATGGACAGCAGCGGAAACCTGAGGATGGCTCCCATGAGCGACAGAATGCCTCGTCGACGCATAAATGCACAGGAATCTGTGTCGCAGCAACCACAGCCACAACCAAGGCTCCGCAAACACCATCGTGGAAACCACAGTAATGGACAGCACCGCAGCGGCCGACACCACAAACGTTCTCGGCGTTCCCGCTCCGATAACGCTCTGCATCTGGTGGCAGACAGACCTGCTGAAGTGGTGGAGCTGCCCTACCGCCGCGTTCAAGAGGATTATGACCGCTTCCCCGCCGGGCACGCTGCTCGGGAGTTGTTTGGTCTGGAGCCAGGTGGGTACAGGCAGCAGCCGCACCGACCCTGCCCCCGCACCACCTCTGATCTCACCCTGCAGAATGCTGGCTGGCAACCTGTGGGTCTGGGTGGGCCACGCTGGAGCGACAGGTACATGGAGGCTGCCGACCCCTGGTGTTCcagctgctcctcttcctccgagTCTGAGGCTGATGAGAGTTATTTCCTGGGTGAACCAATCCCTCGGCCTGTGCAGCTGTGCTTCATCAATAATGAGGAGCTGCGCCATCGCTACAGCCCCTCTGGGATGGGTGGCCATCACGGGCCACTGCATGGACCGATTCATGGCCAGCTGCACACTCgccagaggaggaagagcaaaAACTGCATAATTTCCTAG
- the LOC122777805 gene encoding prickle-like protein 2 isoform X2 produces the protein MSLEMEKTITKLMYDFQRNSTSDDDSGCALEEYAWVPPGLSPEQVHQYYNSLPEEKVPYINSPGEKYRIKQLLHQLPPHDNEVRYCNGLDEEEKRELKLFSNQRKKDNLGRGNVRPFPLTINGAICDKCGGQINGGDIVVFAPRAGHGKCWHPHCFVCSMCEELLVDLIYFHQDGKLFCGRHHAERLKPRCCACDEIIFADECTEAEGRHWHMKHFCCYECETTLGGQRYIMKDGRPHCCNCFESLYAEYCDACGEHIGIDQGQMTYDGQHWHATEECFCCAHCKRSLLGRPFLPKQGQIFCSRSCSAGQDPDESDSSDSAFQSARSRESRHSTKIGKKERRNAEQERRTADVRQPAPPPMPDRLSAEIDPLSVQMDLLSVSSSQTPSRTPNRTPSRTPSRAPSLNQVWMSRDEPYIPASYEGPQREPSPSPTPIHLLGQCNPRQGYNPNANAHPPAQNPANSGKRPDSWGKEQGNPKRTPMAALRGHSFNENWMHHSQDEFRPNKLRTQMSFNEMSSQNQGFSDKRSISLHGFQRNGRPPLTRRNPINAMSFNEPLTPLEQTPRGSMDSLTISNATGNSLDGVSKRQEHLSRFSMPDLSKDSGVNVSEKSNMGTLSSSVQFHSTESLSSSRPYNNNAYGPLRVGYPLQYWDGPQPLGFDGKGHVGVMDSSGNLRMAPMSDRMPRRRINAQESVSQQPQPQPRLRKHHRGNHSNGQHRSGRHHKRSRRSRSDNALHLVADRPAEVVELPYRRVQEDYDRFPAGHAARELFGLEPGGYRQQPHRPCPRTTSDLTLQNAGWQPVGLGGPRWSDRYMEAADPWCSSCSSSSESEADESYFLGEPIPRPVQLCFINNEELRHRYSPSGMGGHHGPLHGPIHGQLHTRQRRKSKNCIIS, from the exons gtccATCAGTATTATAACTCCTTACCAGAAGAGAAGGTGCCGTATATAAACAGCCCCGGAGAGAAATATCGCATCAAACAGCTGCTTCACCAGTTGCCACCACATGACAATGAG gtgcGTTACTGTAACGGTCTGGACGAAGAGGAGAAACGAGAGCTGAAGCTCTTCAGCAACCAAAGGAAGAAAGACAATTTGGGACGAGGCAACGTTCGTCCTTTCCCACTCACCATCAATGGAGCAATCTGTGATAAG TGTGGTGGTCAGATAAATGGAGGTGACATTGTGGTCTTCGCTCCGAGGGCCGGTCACGGAAAGTGCTGGCACCCTCATTGCTTTGTCTGCAGCATGtgtgaggagctgctggtggaTCTCATCTACTTCCACCAGGATGGCAAGCTCTTCTGTGGCCGGCATCACGCCGAGAGGCTAAAACCCCGCTGCTGTGCCTGTGATGAG ATAATCTTTGCTGATGAATGCACCGAGGCAGAAGGCAGGCACTGGCACATGAAGCACTTCTGTTGCTATGAGTGTGAGACCACCCTCGGTGGCCAGCGCTACATCATGAAGGACGGACGACCGCACTGCTGCAACTGCTTTGAGTCCCTTTACGCAGAATACTGTGATGCTTGTGGGGAACACATAG GAATCGACCAGGGTCAGATGACATATGATGGGCAGCATTGGCACGCAACTGAGGAATGTTTTTGCTGTGCCCATTGCAAGCGCTCTCTACTGGGTCGCCCCTTTCTGCCAAAACAGGGGCAGATCTTTTGCTCACGGTCTTGCAGTGCTGGACAG GATCCAGACGAGTCTGACTCTTCAGACTCAGCCTTCCAAAGCGCCCGCTCCCGAGAATCCCGCCACAGCACCAAGATTGGGAAAAAGGAGCGTAGGAATGCAGAGCAGGAGCGACGGACTGCTGATGTCCGCCAACCGGCTCCTCCCCCCATGCCTGACCGCCTGTCTGCTGAAATCGATCCGCTGTCTGTTCAGATGGACCTTCTAAGCGTCTCATCTAGCCAGACTCCAAGCAGGACGCCTAATCGCACACCCAGTCGCACTCCGAGTCGTGCCCCGAGCCTTAACCAGGTATGGATGAGCCGGGATGAGCCCTATATCCCTGCATCTTATGAGGGCCCTCAGCGAGAACCCTCCCCTTCCCCTACGCCCATACATTTGCTGGGTCAGTGTAATCCAAGGCAGGGCTACAATCCCAATGCGAATGCTCATCCCCCAGCCCAGAATCCTGCCAACTCAGGCAAGAGACCTGATTCCTGGGGAAAGGAGCAAGGCAATCCCAAGAGGACACCTATGGCTGCTCTGAGGGGCCACTCCTTTAATGAAAACTGGATGCATCACAGCCAGGATGAGTTCAGGCCCAACAAACTACGCACCCAGATGAGCTTCAATGAGATGTCAAGCCAGAACCAAGGCTTCTCTGACAAAAGGAGCATCAGCCTTCACGGATTCCAGAGAAACGGCAGACCACCTCTCACCAGGAGGAACCCCATCAATGCCATGAGCTTCAATGAGCCCCTCACTCCTCTAGAGCAGACTCCTCGTGGCTCCATGGACTCCCTGACAATTTCCAATGCTACAG GTAACTCTCTGGATGGGGTCAGCAAGCGCCAGGAGCATTTGTCAAGGTTCTCTATGCCTGATCTAAGCAAGGACTCTGGAGTGAATGTGTCTGAAAAGAGTAATATGGGCACTCTCAGTTCCTCAGTCCAGTTCCACAGCACAGAGTCACTGTCCTCTTCCCGTCCCTACAACAACAACGCGTATGGTCCACTGAGAGTCGGCTACCCACTGCAGTACTGGGATGGCCCTCAGCCACTGGGCTTTGATGGCAAAGGTCATGTCGGTGTGATGGACAGCAGCGGAAACCTGAGGATGGCTCCCATGAGCGACAGAATGCCTCGTCGACGCATAAATGCACAGGAATCTGTGTCGCAGCAACCACAGCCACAACCAAGGCTCCGCAAACACCATCGTGGAAACCACAGTAATGGACAGCACCGCAGCGGCCGACACCACAAACGTTCTCGGCGTTCCCGCTCCGATAACGCTCTGCATCTGGTGGCAGACAGACCTGCTGAAGTGGTGGAGCTGCCCTACCGCCGCGTTCAAGAGGATTATGACCGCTTCCCCGCCGGGCACGCTGCTCGGGAGTTGTTTGGTCTGGAGCCAGGTGGGTACAGGCAGCAGCCGCACCGACCCTGCCCCCGCACCACCTCTGATCTCACCCTGCAGAATGCTGGCTGGCAACCTGTGGGTCTGGGTGGGCCACGCTGGAGCGACAGGTACATGGAGGCTGCCGACCCCTGGTGTTCcagctgctcctcttcctccgagTCTGAGGCTGATGAGAGTTATTTCCTGGGTGAACCAATCCCTCGGCCTGTGCAGCTGTGCTTCATCAATAATGAGGAGCTGCGCCATCGCTACAGCCCCTCTGGGATGGGTGGCCATCACGGGCCACTGCATGGACCGATTCATGGCCAGCTGCACACTCgccagaggaggaagagcaaaAACTGCATAATTTCCTAG